Genomic DNA from Gemmatimonadaceae bacterium:
ATGGGGCAAATGCCTGACGCAGACAAGACGCTGGTGCTAGAAACGACCGCGCAACTCTGGGATCCCAGATCGCGGCGCAATTTTCTGAAGCTGATGGGCGTCGGAGGCACGATGGTGCTTCTGCCGAGCATGCTCGCCAGTTGCGATGACGGCGGAGTGCCAGTTCAGCCGGGTGGGCCAGGTGGTGGCCCCGGCGTTATCGGCGGCCCCGGCACAGGGTCGACCGTCACTATCGATTTCGCGAAAGGCGACATCGCTGTTCTCCAGTTCGCATATGCGCTGGAGCAGCTCGAAGCAGATTTTTACGTGCGAGTCGCCAACGGCTTTGGTGCCTCGGGGCTGAGCGCAGCCGAGCAGATGATTTTCACCGACATCCGGAATCACGAAGTCATTCACCGTGAAGCACTGCGGACTATACTCGGCACAGCAAATGGTTTCACGCTTACGCCGGTCTATCCGAACGTCAACTTCAGCAGCCGCGCTTCGATCCTTGGAACCGCAAAGACGTTCGAGGACTTGGGCGTCGCAGCCTACAACGGCGCCGCGCAATACCTCACGAATGCCGCTAATCTCACAGTTGCGGGAAAGATTGTCTCCGTCGAGGCGCGCCACGCTGCAGCAATCGCTGACCTCATTGCGCCAAAGACCACTGCCTTCTCCCTGACCCCGTTCGATGATGCTTTCTCACCGCAGAAAGTGGCAGGCGCCGCGCAGGGCTTCATCGTCAACAAGCTGGCGTTTGCCGGTACGATCCCGGCGTTCGTCCAGGGTCCCAACAACAACGGTTAAGGAGATATCGTAATCATGGAGAACACAACTCTCATGCAGGGTCTCGACCCGGAGATGATGGAGCCCATCGTCTCACGTCGTGACGCTATTGCAAAGGGCGCATTCGCCAGCAGCAAGGTGATGGCCGCTCTGGCACTGGGTTCGGTGCCGATTGCGCTTGGCGCCCTTGCCAGGGATGTCTACGGGCAGACTCCGGCCGACGTGCTCGATGTACTTCAGTTCGCACTTCTGCTCGAGTACCTCGAGGGCGAGTTTTACACCCGCGGTGTAGCTGGGGCGGGCCTTATCCCCGCAGCCGATCTCGTGGTTTTTACCCAGATCAGGGATCACGAGAACGTCCATATCACCGCTCTTCAGGGGCTGATCAGGGGCCGCGGAGCCACACCAGGAGCGAAGCCGAATTTCGACTTTACCGCGAAGGGTGCCCTGCCGGGCTTCAACTTCACGGGCACTGCGCAGTATCCACCCTTCATGGCGCTGGCTCAGGCTTTCGAGGATACGGGTGTGCGTGCGTATAAGGGGCAGGCGCCGCGTCTGATGGGCGACAAGGCGATTCTCACCGCTGCTCTGACCATTCATTCCGTCGAGGCGCGACACGCTTCACAGGTTCGCCGCATGCGCGGGCAAAAGGGCTGGATCACCGGCAATAGCCGCGGCGATCTGCCTGCGTTCACACAGGGTATCTACAATGGCGAAGATCTCGCCATGCAGGCTGGCCTTGACATTACGGCGCTTGGCACCGGTAACGGTGGTATCGGTGCAGTGACAGAGGCGTTCGACGAGCCTCTGACGAAAGCGCAAGTCACCGCGATCGTCACGCCGTTTCTGGCGTAACAAGCTCTCGACAAAAAACGGCGGCCGGGAAACCCGGTCGCCGTTTTTTGTTGTCCTGCAGCCCCTTCACTGCTGACAGTCCCCTTTCGGATCCGGCTTTGCCTTGTCCACAACAACCCGGTGATCCAGGTTCGCAACACTCGCGGCTAAGTCAGCCATCAGCTTTGTCACACGAGTGAGGTGAGGGTAGCTGATGTATTGCGGCTCATCGGTGAGCTGATGATAGTCGATATGCCCGCCAGTACTCATGAAGACGATCGGGATGCCGTAGCGCGCATACTCATAATGGTCGCTGCGACAGTAATAGTTCTCCGGATGTCCGTCGGCATCGAACGTATAGTCGAACGTGAAACCATGACGGCCGGATTTGTTGACACTTTCTACCATGTCACCCAGTTCGGTCGACAACCGCCGCGATCCAATGAGCTGCAGATAGCCCGGATTGCCGCCCGGAAGATCCGAAGCTTCGCCCCGGCCAATCATGTCGACGTTGAGTTGAGCTACGATCGAATCGCGAGGAACAGTTGGATGGGTTGTGAAATATCCAGCCCCGAAGAGCCCGAGCTCTTCGCCTGTGTGCCATACAAACAGCAACGAACGCCTTGGTCTCACACGCGCGGCGGCAAACTTTTCGGCGATCTCGATTACCGCAATCGAGCCCGAGCCATCATCGTCGGCGCCATTGTTGATCGAGTCCAGACGTACTGGCCGGATGCGCTTCAGGCTGTCCACATTGACAACTATTGACGCTCGCTCTCGCGGCGTCAGACCATCCCCCGGAAAATCAGGCAGTTCCTTTTTCCTGGCAACATAGATCTGCTCCGCGATTTTGTTGTACGCGCGAACCGAATCATGGTTGAGTGGGCCGCCGTACCGGAGGCCGACGTGGTCGCTGTGCGCGCCTATCGCGACGTACTGGCCACGAAGCCTGGCATCGCTACCCGGCAGAATCGCCACGACGTTACGCGACGGCGCCTGTACGCTCCGGAATTTTATCTCGCCCCTCAGCGTGCCACCGACGGTGCCTGGCCGCGCGTTCGCAAGCGGCACGCCTAGAAATCTTGTCACCGAGGCGGCAGGCAATGCGATGGTCAACTGTCTGGTGACGGTATCGGCGTCACTCCTCATGAGCGTCGGCGTATTCATTACCGCTCGCCTCAGTTGAGGCAATGCGGGATCCGGCACCACGACCATGAATGCCGCGGCCTCGGGATATCTGGTTGATAGCCCTGCCGGCGGTCCGCTTACCAGCACCACCTTGCCGGCACCCTGAGCACGGGAGATCAGTGTCGAGATGTCGGTGGTGCTCCCGGCAAACACGACCTGCGCTCCATTGACGGAACGCGCAGTACCGCCAGGATGCAGCGGGAAATAATCCGCAGCGCCAACAACCGCGGTATTGCCCACGGTCAGCTGCGACGCGGCGTCGAACGAACGGGTGAACAATGGTACGGCCTGGAAATACGTCCCATTGTCGCCTGCGGGGACGAGACCCAGACGGCGCATTTCGCGCTCGATGTAGGCGGTGGCTCTCAGACCGCCTTCTGTGCCAGACCGGCGGCCCATCATCGAATCGTCCGCGAGGATATAGAGCCGAGTCATCGCGTCCGCGGGAGTGATGGCGGCGACGGTCGGCTTGCCGGAATGTTTAATCGGCAACGCAGTCTGGCCGTTCACGGGCGATGACGTCGCAAGGACAGCGGGAAGTGCGAGCAGGATGAAACGAATGGTCCTGGTCATGTTATTTTTACGATACGTCGCGCGCACGACAGAATGCAGTCATTCCGTCAATCACTGGGTCATGCATTAACCGGAGCTGGAGCGAGCGTGTCGCAGGCAGAACTATTTGCCGGATCTGCTGAACGCGTCTTCTCCGTCGAACTGCTGCAGCTTCTCGATGTGCATCCACCGGTGGACGTTGCCAATACGGGTGAGAAGCGAGAGAATCTCGGCATCGCTGATGTCGCCAGTCCGATTTCTGGCGAGGAACCGGCAACGATACTGGTCGACGAGGCTCACTGTCTGATCAGTCACCGGAAAAACAGTGTTGCCACGATTGCCGATCGAGTGAAGCGACAAGGTCTTGCCCTCCACCAGCCTCCCCAGCGAACCTCCAAGCTCGGCTGGCTGCAGCTCACTCTCAATAAAAATGTCGACGCCGGTCACGCGCCGAGTAGTGACAGGCATGACGGAAACTTCGTCTCGCATGGGCGATATCCGTACCGCGTGAAAATCGCGCGCAGCCGAAGTCGTCGACTCACGACCCAGGTTGGAAATGATTGCGTTCGCAAAATCGGTCGTTGACGAAGGCGGCGCCGTGCCACTCATGTCACCGCTTCGCATTCCGCTTTCGAGTGTCACCAGCACAGCCTGCTCGATGTCATTCGCTGCCGTCCCTTCACCGATGTGCCGAAGCATCATTGCGGCAGAGAGAACGATCGCAGTGGGGTTTGCAACGTTCCTGCCGGCGATGTCGGGTGCAGACCCGTGCACTGCCTCGAATATCGCCACCTCGCTGCCGATGTTTGCCGAAGGAGCGAAACCGAGGCCACCGGTGAGCCCCGATGTGAGGTCGCTCAGGATGTCGCCGTTCATGTTGGTCGTGACAATCACGTCGAACTGCTCGGGGCGCATTGCAAGTTGGTGCGCACAGTTGTCGATCAGGATGTGTTTTGCCTCGATCTGGGGATAACGCGGCGCGATTTCCTCGAAGGTGTGCTGCATCATCCCCTCGGTGAGCTTCATGATGTTTGCCTTGGTCGCGCAGTGCACTCTCTGCCGTCCCGCGGCAATCGCAAACTCGAATGCCAGCTCAACGATCTTTTCGCACCCCAGCCGGGTGATGATCTTCAGGGCCTGGGCGACTCCAGGGGTCTGCATGTACTCGATGCCGGTGTATAGATCTTCGACGTTCTCACGGACGATGACGATATCCAGCTTGCGTCCCGTGAAGGGCGTCGTCACACCCGGTAATTCACGGACCGGACGAAGATTTCCGAAAGTTTCGAACAGGGTGCGCAGCGTGACGTTGGCACTCTTGTTTCCGTGGCCGATGGGAGTTTCAAGTGGTCCCTTGAGAACGACCTTCGTCTCTTCGATTGATTCGATGGTGTCCTGCGGAACTCCGGAGACTATCCCCTTGCGGAACATCTCGGCGCCAGCGTGGCGCACATCGGCCTGCACCTTGACGCCGGTCGCCTCGATCACGCGAAGGGCAGCAGCAATGACTTCAGGTCCTATTCCATCGCCGGGAATGACGGTGACTTTTCTCGAGTTGATTGGCATGCTGGCAAGTTAAGCGGGGCATGACACACAGTGGAATGGCAATGCCTGCCACACAACGCCTGCCACGCGTTGACCCTCCGCTGAGCGTGGGTTACTATCCTCAAGCCGGCTCCGTACCAACAGGAACCGCGCGATACGCGTGCGTAGCTCAGTTGGATAGAGCGTCGCCCTCCGGAGGCGAAGGTCGTGGGTTCGAGTCCCGCCGCGCGCATATGAATATCCGGGCCCTGCTGCTGGCGGCATGTATGCCGCTTTGCGCGATCCGGGCGCAGGGGGCTCAGCCGTCGACCGTCCTCGTGCCCGCACGCGTGTTCGACGGAACTTCGGCCGCGGTACATCCCGGTTGGATAGTTGTCGTCACCGGGAACGACATCATCTATAGCGGCCCCTCCGATCCGCGCCGCATTCCGGCGGGGGCTACGCGGCTCGCATTACCCGGGATGACACTGATGCCGGGGCTGATCGATGCCCACACGCATTTGTTCCTGCACCCTTACGACGAAACGCCGTGGGTGGACCAGGTTCTGAAGGAATCGCTGGCCCTGCGCACCGCGCGTGCCACGGTCCACGCGCGCAATACTCTCCTCGCCGGCTTCACGACCATCAGGGACCTTGGTACCGAAGGCGCAGACGATGCAGACACCGGAATCCGTCAGGCAATAGCAGCCGGGATAATCCCGGGGCCGCGACTGCTCATCTCAGGCCGGGCAATCGTTGCCACCGGCTCGTACGCACCAGCTCGTACGGCATATGCTTTCGAGCCGAAGCAGGGCGCGGAAGAGGCGGATGGTCCAGAACTCCAACGCGTAGTCAGGGATCAAATCGGACGCGGCGCGGACTGGATAAAGCTGTACGGTGACTACAGATGGGGTCCGGACGCCGGCGCCCGTCCGACGTTTTCGGTGGACGAGCTCAGACTTGCCGCAACCACGGCGCACGCCTCAGGCCGCCGGCTCGTGGTCCATGCTTCCACCGCCGAGGGTATGCAGCGAGCGGTCGACGCTGGCGCGGCGACAATCGAGCACGGGGATGAAGGAACGCCGAAGGTGTTCCGAGCCATGGCCCGCGCGGGGGTAGCCTACTGCCCCACACTGGCTGCAACCGAATCGATACAGCGATACCGTGGCTGGAAAAAGGGGCAGGAACGCGCCACGGACGCAATCGAGCGCAAGCGGCGCGCGTTCGCGGCGGCGAGAGCCGCAGGGGTGAAAATCTGCACCGGCAGCGACGCCGGTGTATTCGCGCATGGCGACAACGCGCTCGAGCTCGAATTGATGGTCGAATACGGGATGCCGCAGCGTGACGTTCTCATCTCCGCCACGTCGGGAACCGCCGGAATCCTTGGCCTGCAGTCACTGATCGGACGCGTGGCGGCAGGCATGCGCGCCGATCTGGTTGCGGTGGAAGGTGATCCTCTTGCGGATGTTTCAGCCGTGCGGAGAGTCAGGTTTGTGATGAAGGATGGTGTCGTCTACCGGAATGACCTGACGAATCAGCGCCCGTAAAAAAACCGCTGGATGATGCATGGGATCCCATATATCCGGATCATGTTTACCTCGTATTCTCTTCCCAGCTGCGAGCGGCTTTCGGGCACTCCGGCCATGGTGTCACAGCGCCAGTGCGGGGATCAGTAAGAATTGCCCGCTCTCGCCCCACCCGCTGCGAATCTTCGGAGGCGAGATATACCAGCATTGCCGTCAGCACCGCGTTGTTCTTCACTTCGTCGATAACGATCTTGTCGAACGTGTCGCGATTGGTGTGCCATGTGTATGCACCATAGTTCCAGTCGAGCGACGAGAGACCGAAAGCGGGCGCTCCGTAGCATATGAACGCTGCGTGATCGGTGCCTCCGGTTCCGGGTCTTCCCGGAGTCTGAAGTGTGATTCCTGCAGACACCTCCGGCGGCATCATCGAGAACCATCGGGTAAAGTGTGCTCCCGCATTCATGAGACCCTGCGTGGATATATTGATCACCCGCCCTGTACCATTGTCCTGGTTGAACAGCGCCTGCATACCGCTGACGATCTTCGGATGATCCGCCGCGAATGCGCGCGATCCCAGCAAACCAAATTCTTCTCCACTCCAGTGGCCAACCAGAATCGTGCGCTTCGGCTTCGGATAAACCGTGCGCAGGATTCGCATTGCCTCCATCATCGTGACAGTTCCCGTCGCATTATCGGTCGATCCTGACGCACCGTCCCAGCTGTCGAAGTGCGCTGACAGCATCACGTACTCGTTCGGTTTTTCCGACCCCCTGATCTCGGCGATCGCATTGAACATCGGAGCCACTCCCTGCCAGGACGCCTCGGCCGAGAGTCGCACGACGGGCTTCTGCGACCGTTCGGCCAGACGGTACAACAGGCCATAGTCTTCGCAGCCTACGTCGAACATCGGCGCCCGCTCGGTGCGGGCGCGAAAGATCCGGTTGACCCCCCAGCCACCGCTCCATGTGCTCGTCAGAACTCCGATCGCACCGGCGCTCTCGAGCTGAGCCGGAAGTGTGCGGGAGTTGTAGCCGGTTCGCTCTATCCGAGCTGTCCAGCCAGCCGTCGCCGCG
This window encodes:
- a CDS encoding NADP-dependent isocitrate dehydrogenase, which codes for MPINSRKVTVIPGDGIGPEVIAAALRVIEATGVKVQADVRHAGAEMFRKGIVSGVPQDTIESIEETKVVLKGPLETPIGHGNKSANVTLRTLFETFGNLRPVRELPGVTTPFTGRKLDIVIVRENVEDLYTGIEYMQTPGVAQALKIITRLGCEKIVELAFEFAIAAGRQRVHCATKANIMKLTEGMMQHTFEEIAPRYPQIEAKHILIDNCAHQLAMRPEQFDVIVTTNMNGDILSDLTSGLTGGLGFAPSANIGSEVAIFEAVHGSAPDIAGRNVANPTAIVLSAAMMLRHIGEGTAANDIEQAVLVTLESGMRSGDMSGTAPPSSTTDFANAIISNLGRESTTSAARDFHAVRISPMRDEVSVMPVTTRRVTGVDIFIESELQPAELGGSLGRLVEGKTLSLHSIGNRGNTVFPVTDQTVSLVDQYRCRFLARNRTGDISDAEILSLLTRIGNVHRWMHIEKLQQFDGEDAFSRSGK
- a CDS encoding amidohydrolase family protein, producing the protein MNIRALLLAACMPLCAIRAQGAQPSTVLVPARVFDGTSAAVHPGWIVVVTGNDIIYSGPSDPRRIPAGATRLALPGMTLMPGLIDAHTHLFLHPYDETPWVDQVLKESLALRTARATVHARNTLLAGFTTIRDLGTEGADDADTGIRQAIAAGIIPGPRLLISGRAIVATGSYAPARTAYAFEPKQGAEEADGPELQRVVRDQIGRGADWIKLYGDYRWGPDAGARPTFSVDELRLAATTAHASGRRLVVHASTAEGMQRAVDAGAATIEHGDEGTPKVFRAMARAGVAYCPTLAATESIQRYRGWKKGQERATDAIERKRRAFAAARAAGVKICTGSDAGVFAHGDNALELELMVEYGMPQRDVLISATSGTAGILGLQSLIGRVAAGMRADLVAVEGDPLADVSAVRRVRFVMKDGVVYRNDLTNQRP
- a CDS encoding M28 family peptidase, coding for MTRTIRFILLALPAVLATSSPVNGQTALPIKHSGKPTVAAITPADAMTRLYILADDSMMGRRSGTEGGLRATAYIEREMRRLGLVPAGDNGTYFQAVPLFTRSFDAASQLTVGNTAVVGAADYFPLHPGGTARSVNGAQVVFAGSTTDISTLISRAQGAGKVVLVSGPPAGLSTRYPEAAAFMVVVPDPALPQLRRAVMNTPTLMRSDADTVTRQLTIALPAASVTRFLGVPLANARPGTVGGTLRGEIKFRSVQAPSRNVVAILPGSDARLRGQYVAIGAHSDHVGLRYGGPLNHDSVRAYNKIAEQIYVARKKELPDFPGDGLTPRERASIVVNVDSLKRIRPVRLDSINNGADDDGSGSIAVIEIAEKFAAARVRPRRSLLFVWHTGEELGLFGAGYFTTHPTVPRDSIVAQLNVDMIGRGEASDLPGGNPGYLQLIGSRRLSTELGDMVESVNKSGRHGFTFDYTFDADGHPENYYCRSDHYEYARYGIPIVFMSTGGHIDYHQLTDEPQYISYPHLTRVTKLMADLAASVANLDHRVVVDKAKPDPKGDCQQ
- a CDS encoding ferritin-like domain-containing protein; amino-acid sequence: MPDADKTLVLETTAQLWDPRSRRNFLKLMGVGGTMVLLPSMLASCDDGGVPVQPGGPGGGPGVIGGPGTGSTVTIDFAKGDIAVLQFAYALEQLEADFYVRVANGFGASGLSAAEQMIFTDIRNHEVIHREALRTILGTANGFTLTPVYPNVNFSSRASILGTAKTFEDLGVAAYNGAAQYLTNAANLTVAGKIVSVEARHAAAIADLIAPKTTAFSLTPFDDAFSPQKVAGAAQGFIVNKLAFAGTIPAFVQGPNNNG
- a CDS encoding ferritin-like domain-containing protein → MENTTLMQGLDPEMMEPIVSRRDAIAKGAFASSKVMAALALGSVPIALGALARDVYGQTPADVLDVLQFALLLEYLEGEFYTRGVAGAGLIPAADLVVFTQIRDHENVHITALQGLIRGRGATPGAKPNFDFTAKGALPGFNFTGTAQYPPFMALAQAFEDTGVRAYKGQAPRLMGDKAILTAALTIHSVEARHASQVRRMRGQKGWITGNSRGDLPAFTQGIYNGEDLAMQAGLDITALGTGNGGIGAVTEAFDEPLTKAQVTAIVTPFLA
- a CDS encoding M28 family peptidase; this translates as MKLCYSAIGIALVCLAPAGSAGQNAPAVDPVISRIQAEGMERSQVYRLAQTLSDSIGPRLTGAPSLKAGNDWLVSQYRTWGIPARLEQFGTWKTWRRGLSHIDLIAPRVRSLEGTMLAYSPGSAQPLQGEVTILGDAADSIAFQRWLPAVKGKIVLMSAPSASCRPDMDLQQYSLPATLAAIRAERSAATAGWTARIERTGYNSRTLPAQLESAGAIGVLTSTWSGGWGVNRIFRARTERAPMFDVGCEDYGLLYRLAERSQKPVVRLSAEASWQGVAPMFNAIAEIRGSEKPNEYVMLSAHFDSWDGASGSTDNATGTVTMMEAMRILRTVYPKPKRTILVGHWSGEEFGLLGSRAFAADHPKIVSGMQALFNQDNGTGRVINISTQGLMNAGAHFTRWFSMMPPEVSAGITLQTPGRPGTGGTDHAAFICYGAPAFGLSSLDWNYGAYTWHTNRDTFDKIVIDEVKNNAVLTAMLVYLASEDSQRVGRERAILTDPRTGAVTPWPECPKAARSWEENTR